A single genomic interval of Pseudomonadales bacterium harbors:
- a CDS encoding type II toxin-antitoxin system VapC family toxin — protein sequence MIVVDTNVIAYLLIEGDRTADAQALRLADPDWRSEPFLLVEFSNLLATQVRAKALSAAQAKSLLESAAQQVAAWVEVPHAEALAVALDRQVSAYDARFVACARRLSAPLVTEDSRLRAATPGSSISIAEAVSRSVG from the coding sequence ATGATCGTCGTCGACACCAACGTCATCGCCTATCTGCTGATCGAGGGCGACCGCACCGCCGACGCGCAGGCGCTTCGCCTGGCCGATCCCGACTGGCGCAGCGAGCCGTTCCTGCTGGTCGAGTTCAGCAACCTGCTGGCGACGCAGGTGAGAGCCAAGGCGCTCTCGGCCGCGCAGGCGAAGTCGTTGCTCGAATCGGCCGCGCAGCAGGTCGCGGCATGGGTCGAAGTCCCTCATGCAGAAGCGCTGGCCGTGGCCCTCGATCGCCAGGTCTCAGCCTACGACGCGCGGTTCGTCGCTTGCGCGCGCCGACTCTCAGCGCCGCTGGTGACCGAAGACTCGCGCCTGCGCGCGGCGACGCCGGGGTCGTCGATCTCGATCGCCGAGGCAGTCTCGCGGTCGGTTGGATAG
- the guaA gene encoding glutamine-hydrolyzing GMP synthase, which produces MSTDIHSQRILIIDFGSQYTQLIARRVRELGVYCEIQSWRAGIAAIRRFAPRGVILSGGPQSVTGRGAPRVPPALFEMGVPLFGICYGMQTMAVQLGGKVEAAPQREFGYAQARVTASSRLLDGISDHIDADGVAQLEVWMSHGDKVVELPGGFELLAATDSAPIAAMVDEARGFYGVQFHPEVTHTRQGGRILEHFVKTICGCEGLWMPGTIIEDAIATVRRTVGSDKVLLGLSGGVDSSVVAALLSRAIGDQLTCVFVDHGLLRLDEGDHVMEMFARNMGIRVIRVRAEREFLRKLKGVSDPERKRKIIGRTFIEVFERKAAQIRGVKWLAQGTIYPDVIESAASKHGNAQLIKSHHNVGGLPARMKLGLLEPLKELFKDEVRRIGLELGLPHDMVYRHPFPGPGLGVRILGEVRKAYADVLRRADAIFIEELHTAGLYHEVSQAFAVFLPVKSVGVTGDGRRYEWVIALRAVETVDFMTARSARLPWELLERVSRRIINEVPEVSRVTYDVSSKPPATIEWE; this is translated from the coding sequence ATGAGTACCGACATCCATTCCCAGCGCATCCTGATCATCGATTTCGGATCGCAGTACACGCAATTGATTGCGCGGCGCGTGCGCGAACTCGGCGTCTACTGCGAGATCCAGAGCTGGCGCGCCGGTATTGCCGCGATCCGTCGTTTTGCACCGCGTGGCGTGATCCTGTCCGGCGGCCCCCAATCGGTGACCGGACGCGGAGCGCCGCGTGTTCCGCCGGCGCTGTTCGAGATGGGCGTCCCGCTGTTCGGTATCTGCTACGGCATGCAGACGATGGCGGTGCAGCTTGGCGGCAAGGTCGAAGCGGCGCCGCAGCGCGAGTTCGGTTACGCGCAGGCGCGCGTCACCGCGTCCAGCCGCCTGCTCGACGGCATCAGTGACCACATCGATGCCGACGGTGTGGCGCAGCTCGAAGTCTGGATGAGCCACGGCGACAAGGTCGTCGAGCTGCCCGGCGGTTTCGAGCTGCTGGCCGCCACCGACAGCGCGCCGATTGCGGCGATGGTGGACGAGGCGCGCGGTTTCTACGGCGTGCAGTTCCACCCCGAGGTCACGCACACTCGCCAGGGCGGACGCATCCTCGAGCATTTCGTGAAGACGATCTGTGGCTGCGAGGGATTGTGGATGCCAGGCACCATCATCGAGGACGCGATCGCGACGGTGCGCCGTACGGTGGGCTCCGACAAGGTATTGCTCGGGCTTTCCGGTGGCGTCGATTCCTCTGTGGTCGCGGCGCTGCTCTCGCGCGCGATTGGGGATCAACTGACCTGCGTGTTCGTCGACCACGGCCTGCTGCGCCTCGACGAGGGCGATCACGTGATGGAAATGTTCGCACGGAACATGGGCATCCGCGTGATCCGTGTGCGTGCCGAACGCGAGTTCCTGCGCAAGTTGAAGGGCGTGAGCGATCCCGAGCGCAAGCGCAAGATCATCGGGCGCACCTTCATCGAGGTGTTCGAGCGCAAGGCGGCGCAGATCCGCGGTGTGAAATGGCTGGCGCAGGGCACCATCTATCCCGACGTGATCGAGTCGGCAGCGTCGAAGCACGGCAACGCGCAGTTGATCAAGTCGCACCACAACGTCGGCGGCTTGCCCGCGCGCATGAAGCTCGGACTGCTCGAGCCACTGAAGGAGCTGTTCAAGGACGAGGTGCGCCGCATCGGACTCGAACTCGGGCTGCCGCATGACATGGTCTACCGGCATCCGTTCCCGGGGCCGGGACTTGGTGTGCGTATCCTTGGCGAGGTGCGCAAGGCCTACGCCGACGTGCTGCGCCGTGCCGATGCGATCTTCATCGAGGAGTTGCATACCGCCGGGCTTTACCATGAAGTCAGCCAGGCCTTTGCCGTCTTCCTGCCGGTGAAATCGGTTGGAGTAACCGGCGATGGTCGCCGCTACGAGTGGGTGATCGCCCTGCGTGCCGTCGAGACTGTCGACTTCATGACCGCGCGTTCGGCGCGCCTGCCCTGGGAGCTGCTCGAGCGGGTTTCGCGGCGCATCATCAACGAAGTGCCTGAAGTCTCGCGCGTGACCTACGACGTGAGTTCCAAGCCGCCGGCGACGATCGAGTGGGAGTGA
- the guaB gene encoding IMP dehydrogenase — protein sequence MLRVQEEALTFDDVLLVPGESEVVAKDVSLQTWLTRAITLNIPLMSAAMDTVTEARLAIGIAQEGGIGIVHKNMTAEEQAEEVRAVKRFESGVVREPVTIDSSRSIRELIRLTSELNFSGVPVLNRKRELAGIVTSRDVRFATDLDQPVSSIMTRKRDLVTVREGTDLAEVKQLLHRHRIEKVLVVDDGFHLRGMITAKDIFKAERFPNACKDADGQLRVGAAVGICSGNDERVLRLIEAGVDVLVVDTAHGHSRNVCNTVRSIKTAHPSVQVIAGNIATAEAAMYLLDAGVDAVKVGIGPGSICTTRIVTGIGVPQISAIANVAAALEGTGVPLIADGGIRFSGDVAKAVAAGAHVIMVGSMFAGTEEAPGEIELYQGRSYKAYRGMGSLGAMAKGSSDRYFQNAAEGVEKLVPEGIEGRVPFKGPISGIVHQLMGGLRAAMGYTGSPDIEIMRTRPKFVRITSAGIHESHVHDVSITKEAPNYPVR from the coding sequence ATGCTGCGGGTGCAGGAAGAAGCGCTTACCTTCGATGACGTGCTGCTGGTCCCCGGCGAGTCCGAGGTGGTGGCCAAGGACGTCAGTCTCCAGACCTGGCTGACGCGCGCGATCACGCTGAACATTCCGCTGATGTCCGCTGCAATGGACACCGTGACCGAGGCGCGTCTTGCGATCGGGATCGCACAGGAAGGCGGCATTGGCATCGTTCACAAGAACATGACAGCCGAGGAGCAGGCCGAGGAGGTTCGTGCGGTCAAGCGCTTCGAGAGCGGTGTGGTGCGCGAGCCGGTGACCATCGATTCCTCGCGTTCGATCCGCGAGCTGATCCGCCTGACCTCGGAGCTGAACTTCTCGGGAGTACCCGTCCTGAATCGCAAACGCGAGCTTGCAGGCATCGTGACGAGTCGCGATGTGCGCTTCGCGACCGATCTCGACCAGCCGGTGTCCTCGATCATGACACGCAAGCGCGATCTGGTGACCGTGCGCGAAGGCACCGATCTTGCCGAGGTGAAGCAGTTGCTGCATCGCCACCGTATCGAAAAGGTGCTGGTGGTCGATGACGGCTTCCATCTGCGCGGCATGATCACCGCGAAGGACATATTCAAGGCCGAGCGATTCCCGAACGCGTGCAAGGATGCCGACGGGCAACTGCGCGTGGGCGCTGCGGTCGGTATCTGTTCGGGCAATGACGAGCGCGTGCTGCGCCTGATCGAGGCCGGCGTCGACGTGCTGGTCGTCGATACGGCACACGGCCACTCGCGCAACGTGTGCAACACCGTGCGCAGCATCAAGACCGCGCATCCGTCGGTGCAGGTCATCGCCGGTAATATCGCCACGGCAGAGGCAGCGATGTATCTGCTCGATGCCGGCGTCGATGCAGTCAAGGTCGGCATCGGTCCCGGTTCGATCTGCACCACGCGTATCGTGACCGGAATCGGCGTACCGCAGATCAGCGCGATCGCCAATGTTGCAGCAGCGCTCGAGGGAACCGGAGTCCCGCTGATCGCCGACGGTGGCATCCGTTTCTCGGGTGACGTGGCAAAGGCGGTCGCTGCCGGTGCGCACGTGATCATGGTCGGCAGCATGTTTGCCGGCACCGAGGAGGCGCCCGGCGAGATCGAGTTGTACCAGGGGCGCAGCTACAAGGCTTATCGCGGCATGGGCTCGTTGGGTGCGATGGCCAAGGGTTCCAGCGACCGCTATTTCCAGAATGCTGCGGAAGGCGTCGAGAAGCTCGTGCCCGAAGGCATCGAAGGGCGCGTTCCGTTCAAGGGGCCGATATCGGGCATCGTGCACCAGTTGATGGGCGGATTGCGCGCCGCGATGGGCTATACCGGTAGCCCGGACATCGAAATCATGCGCACACGGCCGAAGTTCGTGCGCATCACCTCGGCAGGCATCCACGAGAGCCACGTCCACGACGTCAGCATCACCAAGGAAGCGCCGAACTACCCGGTGCGCTGA
- the msrA gene encoding peptide-methionine (S)-S-oxide reductase MsrA, which produces MISDEFPSGCSETGGESSVHFLNGVRIMPPFADGLEITEFALGCFWGAERLFWQQPGVVVTAVGYAGGVTPQPSYRDVCTGRTGHAEAVRVVFDPARIRYRQLLRVFWESHDPTQGMRQGNDVGTQYRSMIFTHSSQQMALALASRDAYARVLASAGFPAITTGIVSAGVFHYAEDYHQQYLAKNPHGYCGIGGTGVPCPDAAVS; this is translated from the coding sequence ATGATTTCCGACGAATTTCCGTCCGGTTGCAGCGAAACCGGAGGTGAGTCCAGCGTGCACTTTCTCAATGGGGTGCGCATCATGCCGCCGTTCGCCGATGGACTTGAAATCACCGAGTTTGCACTCGGATGTTTCTGGGGAGCCGAGCGGCTGTTCTGGCAGCAGCCTGGTGTGGTCGTCACTGCGGTGGGTTATGCCGGCGGCGTTACGCCGCAGCCCTCGTATCGGGACGTGTGCACGGGACGTACCGGGCATGCCGAAGCCGTGCGTGTGGTCTTTGATCCGGCACGCATCAGGTATCGGCAACTGCTGCGCGTGTTCTGGGAAAGCCACGACCCCACCCAGGGCATGCGCCAGGGTAATGACGTGGGAACCCAGTATCGCTCGATGATCTTCACGCATTCGTCGCAACAGATGGCGCTGGCGCTGGCTTCGCGCGATGCCTATGCGCGCGTGCTGGCCAGCGCGGGCTTCCCTGCGATCACCACCGGAATCGTGTCCGCCGGTGTGTTCCATTACGCGGAGGATTACCACCAGCAGTACCTCGCGAAGAACCCGCATGGCTACTGCGGCATCGGTGGCACCGGTGTGCCCTGTCCCGATGCTGCGGTGAGTTGA